One genomic segment of Gottschalkia acidurici 9a includes these proteins:
- the purE gene encoding 5-(carboxyamino)imidazole ribonucleotide mutase has protein sequence MKVAIIYGSKSDEEVMNGASEALDKFSIEYEVFVISAHRNPKLLLETIERVEKLGCECIISGAGLSAHLPGFIASNTILPVIGVPINVELNGFDSLLSIVQMPKPIPVATVGINNSYNAGILAAQILSLKYKSIKESLIKYRTVES, from the coding sequence GTGAAAGTCGCAATAATATACGGAAGTAAGTCAGACGAAGAAGTAATGAATGGTGCAAGTGAAGCACTAGATAAGTTTAGTATAGAGTATGAAGTGTTTGTTATTTCAGCCCATAGAAATCCAAAACTACTATTAGAAACTATAGAAAGAGTTGAAAAGTTAGGCTGTGAATGTATAATATCGGGAGCAGGACTATCTGCTCACTTACCTGGATTTATAGCTTCAAATACAATACTACCAGTAATAGGAGTGCCAATAAATGTAGAGCTAAATGGATTTGATTCACTACTATCTATAGTTCAAATGCCAAAACCAATACCTGTTGCTACAGTAGGAATAAACAATAGTTATAATGCTGGAATACTGGCTGCTCAAATACTATCACTAAAGTATAAAAGTATAAAAGAAAGTCTAATAAAGTATAGAACCGTGGAGAGTTGA
- the pyrE gene encoding orotate phosphoribosyltransferase, with amino-acid sequence MKSDILKVLQKFGAFQRGHFVLPSGKHSDIYIQCARLLQYPDKSMEFIEIVAKKIKNSNLNFDIILGPAIGGILISYELARQLNKPMIYIEKVSGKMTLGKDFEIKNSQKILIAEDVITSGKTVSETINLVEELGGEVVGIACMVNKENITLDKKIYSCINLDLKSYEEYECPFCKKNLPIQPCKI; translated from the coding sequence ATGAAGAGTGATATATTAAAAGTTCTACAAAAATTCGGAGCATTCCAAAGAGGACACTTTGTACTACCATCAGGAAAACATAGTGATATATATATACAATGTGCAAGATTGCTACAGTACCCTGATAAATCTATGGAGTTTATAGAAATAGTTGCAAAGAAAATTAAAAATTCTAATTTAAATTTCGATATTATTCTTGGCCCTGCAATAGGTGGTATTTTAATATCATACGAGTTAGCAAGGCAACTAAATAAACCTATGATATATATAGAAAAAGTATCTGGAAAAATGACTTTAGGAAAAGATTTTGAAATTAAGAATAGTCAAAAAATTCTTATAGCAGAAGATGTCATAACTAGTGGAAAAACAGTTTCCGAAACTATAAATCTAGTAGAAGAGTTGGGTGGAGAAGTTGTTGGGATCGCTTGTATGGTAAATAAAGAAAATATAACATTAGATAAGAAAATTTATAGCTGTATAAATCTAGATCTCAAAAGCTATGAAGAATACGAATGTCCTTTTTGTAAAAAAAACTTACCTATACAACCATGTAAAATATAG